In Miscanthus floridulus cultivar M001 chromosome 19, ASM1932011v1, whole genome shotgun sequence, the DNA window CTCCGTTCTGGAAGACACGGCACGAGACTACGAGCTACGTAGTCGAGGACCAGCTACCCTAGATCACCAGGCCCTTGACAGTAACCTTGTCGTTTCAGGCAACCCTCCTTGTCGTTCAAGGCAACCCTCCCCTTCGCACATGCACCGACGCATCAATGCAGCAGTAGCAATAACATCTCAAGGAAATACCATACCGCCACGGTTTTCAACATTGAGAAACAACAAGGACTTTAAAAAATGTGTCAAGCATTAGAAACACCTTTGGCATAAGAGTCTGGTTTCGGTCCAGCAAGTACAACAAAGATCACCAAATTTTTTTCTTGTTCTAGCTGCTCCACTAAGCAAAATAACACAAATTCAGAATTCCCTTGTCCGAATGAAAGCATACATCACTACTCCTCCATAGCTTCACTGCCCTCGGCGACCTCAACCTTCTGCTTCAGAGGTGTGATCTTTGTGTACAGTACCTCTGCAAACAACAGAATCATGCATTTACTTTATACCGTTCAATATGCCATATCCTATATATAACAATTCATTAGCAAGGAACTCACCAGTCTGCCCCTTGGTGAAGCTGTATCCCTTTGAACTAGCATAAGTTCTGGGATTCGGCAACTGGTGGTTTCTCAAGTATTCTGTCTTCCCCTGGTAATGTCAATAAGTGTTGGTTAGCAAAGCACTCTGAAGGGTTACTAATAATATATTCATGTTCTTCGATTTGCTCAAAAGGCATCTCTGACAAAGAGCAGCATGCAGGATGCAGTGTTACACAGTTAGCTCAAATGAGCATTATTGGAAATTAGTGATCTCAAGTGTAAATCAAACCATATGTAAGGGCAACATATATCATTTCAAAGTTGACAAATATAATGCTACGGATATAGTTTGAAACTTCATTCTCTAATATGTAAATAGCACATTTTGTTTCGattttttattcaacacttgcagTGTTCTGTCAATTTCACTCAGTAAACAGAAAATGCATCTTGAGGTTGAGATTGATCTATGTCCCTCACGAGATGAGGGTGTTGTGCTCTAAAACCTTGTAAACACATGTTAATTTGGTCTTTTGCAATGGATTCGGACCAGGGCTTGGCTCTGTAAGGCTGGAACTCTATAAAAAACTGAAAATGCATACCTTCGTTATCACACAGACATCAACATTGCTGCCACTGCCAAGGTCATTGAAGATACCAGCGCAGATCGCGTCAGACACCAGTTGTATCCCCTCCTCCCTCTAGAAGATAAAAAGGAATTTAATATTAAACTTTTGCCATCAAACCAAACGCCATCACATGCAGCTTCAGTCACCACAGAAGACAGTACTCCATTACCAACATAGTTAAATGCAGAAACTATTGCACTGGTTCACTTACAGTAAGCCCTTCTTTGTATTTTGATTCAAACACGGACATTGCAGCAAGAGAACCAGAACCCATCGTTGCAAAAGGAAGGGTATCAGTGGACCCGTGTGGATAAACCTGCACATTCCAAAGTTAATGTAACTACCCTGCATCAAACTTTACATACAACAAGTAAAAAACAGGTATGCTCAGTTACTAACAGTGTGTAGATGTGGTCCAGTACAATCCACTCCACCAAGAACAAGGGCAGCACTGACATGGCCTTGATACCTAACATAATGGCATAAGCAGGTCAGGTGTTGGCACAATGGCAGAAAGTTGTAAATGTGCCTGTGAGAGGAGCTCACTTGAAGAGGTGTGACTTCAGTAGTGTAAGAGAAGTTACGACTCTTGATTCGCGGCCGGTTGCATATCGGTGAAGCTGTAGCTGGGAGCTTACCATATCTGAAGTAAATGAATCAAATGTCGATAAGGAATTCAACGGAAGAAATGAGAGTGTGAAAAGGCAGCAAGATCTCATTCTTTTAGTCATCTACCTGTAACAGCCTCCGTGTCAGCAGCAGTTCCTGCTCCACAGCAATATATATTGGGCGCCATAAAGTGTATCTTCTCGCAGTTCTTATCAGCAACTATAGGGCCCTCAGTTGCCCTTGTATCTGCCCCAAGAACAACCCCATCCTAGATATAGAAACATGGCTTAGTCCAACATTGACCTCAATGAATATGGGCAAATGAAACAATGCCCGTTCAAACACAATGTTGCAAGGTCTTTCATCTATTAGCACTGGTGTATATACTAAAAATTGATATAAAGTTGTTAAGACGAAATTACTATCCATCAGATTTGTTCAATCACAATTTGATGCAAATCAGGGTTGAATTAGGATTTGTCACAGAATCATTTGCGGAGTATTTTTTTCGTTAGGATGAAGAAATTTGTATGCATACGTGTTCCCCTAAGCTAATACAATGGAAACCAACATAACAAAAGAATGGGGGCTTTCACCACTAAGAggatggtttgcgctgaacatttTCCTAGTTTGTATCATCAGCAGTTCAGCACATACAGCAATGTGGTCATGTGCGACATGAATTTTAAGCATGCGATTGACATCAGAAAGATTTTTCCAATGATTAGTTGAGATGCTCATGCCTAAAAATTTGCAGACGCAGCAATTGTCAAATACCAAAAGGTATTTATTCAATCAAAGTTGACGCAAAACAGGATTGAAATAGGTTGGGTTTGTATGTCTGCATCATCAGGATGAAAAAAAGTTGTATGCATAACTTTACCCCTAAAATAATACTCCTACAATGGAAACCAAACCAACATAACGAAAGAATGTGGGTTCTCATCCCGTTGGAAGGTGGTTTGCACGGAACATTTTCCCAATTTGTATTATCAGCACGTGTAACAAGAAGTTAAGCATGGGATTGATATCAGACAGATCCCCCCCACCCACCCGcccacacaaaaaaaaaagttcaatTGAGCAGCGCAGCTCTCTAAAAATATGTTCCGAGGCCTAATTAACATAAACGACCCACCAACTCAGCACGAGCAGGAGGAGGCTCATGGCGATCAAATTCGGGCACACGGGTAACTCAGAAGCCACACCAATTGCCGGAATATACCAGAAGGCAACACAACGAGAGTAGGGTGCCGCACCTGAAAGACGAGGCCGACGATGGTTGTCCCGGTCTTCCTGAATCCCGGGAGCTTGAGCCCGTCCTTCTCCAGCATATTGTTCCGGCGGCACAGGTCGAAGCTGAACCCGCCCTTGGCCGGAAGATCCATGGAGCCCGTCATCGTTCCTGCACCCGCAAAGGCAACGCCACGCATCAAGGTCACGGCGAATCGTACCGCCACGGGGAGGAGCGGGGCGAGATCCAAATACAAATCGCTTGGAGGGTTCCGCGGCGCGCGCAGCAAGAAGGGAAAGAGGAGGGGCGGCGGCGGTACCTGGTGGATGGATGGATGCTCGTCGCAGCTTAGGTGAGGGGCGCGCGGCGCACCTGATCTGACGTGCGCTCCGGAGACGagacgaggcgaggcgaggcttcCGCTTGCGGTGTACTaccctttttgtttccttttttgtttttttaattcaCTGGAGTTGGAGTTGGATTGGGGCAGAAGAAAGAAGCGACGTCCGCGCCAGTTTCCGTGCTGGGCTTTTGTTTCGATATAGGATGGGCTTTTGTTTCGATAGGATGGGCTTTTACATGGATGCCTCTGAGGATTGAGCCTGTAGATTATTACGAATTGTtgaccgagcagcagcagcaaccggcGACAGCTCAGCAGCCTTGGACCTTGGGCCTTGAGGCGCGCCAGCCCGCGTGCGCTCAGGTGCAACTTTGCAAGGCTGGGCTCGGGACATCCAAGAGCTTAGGCTTTAAAGTCGTTGTCTTGGAGTGAATCAGAG includes these proteins:
- the LOC136528130 gene encoding proteasome subunit beta type-7-A-like, yielding MTGSMDLPAKGGFSFDLCRRNNMLEKDGLKLPGFRKTGTTIVGLVFQDGVVLGADTRATEGPIVADKNCEKIHFMAPNIYCCGAGTAADTEAVTDMVSSQLQLHRYATGRESRVVTSLTLLKSHLFKYQGHVSAALVLGGVDCTGPHLHTVYPHGSTDTLPFATMGSGSLAAMSVFESKYKEGLTREEGIQLVSDAICAGIFNDLGSGSNVDVCVITKGKTEYLRNHQLPNPRTYASSKGYSFTKGQTEVLYTKITPLKQKVEVAEGSEAMEE